The following are from one region of the Juglans regia cultivar Chandler chromosome 10, Walnut 2.0, whole genome shotgun sequence genome:
- the LOC118349735 gene encoding uncharacterized protein LOC118349735, which produces MRSGNEENLVDFFKEVRWSKKNDKFVTPMTEEKYNEMAAKMAELEPEKQTKEAAATIFKEVLGHRPGYVRGLGEMVIPESSRQSTNARIVELTERAERSEKETAHYKTLHDDLRANVMLLMEKQDKYDKFLERYELERQTQGESHKETQGPA; this is translated from the exons ATGAGG tctggGAATGAGGAGAATTTGGTTGATTTCTTTAAAGAAGTCAGGTGGtcaaagaaaaatgacaaatttgTGACTCCCATGACGGAAGAGAAATAT AATGAGATGGCAGCAAAAATGGCAGAGCTGGAGCCTGAGAAGCAAACTAAGGAGGCTGCTGCAACAATATTTAAGGAAGTTTTGGGCCACAGGCCAGGGTATGTACGGGGTCTTGGCGAGATGGTTATTCCCGAGTCATCTAGACAATCAACTAATGCTCGAATAGTAGAATTAACTGAACGTGCAGAAAGAAGTGAGAAAGAAACTGCACATTATAAGACTTTACATGATGACTTACGAGCGAATGTCATGTTATTAATGGAGAAACAAGACAAGTACGACAAGTTTTTGGAGAGATATGAGTTAGAGAGGCAGACCCAGGGAGAGTCTCATAAAGAGACTCAGGGACCTGCATAG